CTCCCAGGCGTTGTAGGTGACCATCACCACCGACAGCTCCGGGCGGCCGGTCGCGGGGATGGCGAGCCCGCTCACCGCCGCCGCTCGCGCACCCGGGCGAGGGTGTCGCGGACCGGCCGGGTGTACCGCCAGGTCCGGGAGGCGACGATGGCGTCGCTGGCGGCCCGGGCGGCGGCGAGCTCGGACCGCAGCCGGTCGATCTCGGCCCGCGCCCCCGCCAGGGCGCCGTCGAGAGCCAGCTGGGCGGCGTGGCGCTCGCCGAGGAGCTGCAGCCCGCGGGCCTCGTGCGCTGTCCGCAGCGCCTCCAGCCGGTCCTCCGCGGTCAGGCTCCCGGGACCGGGCGCCGGCTCGCCGCGGCCGCCCCCCGCCTCCGCCACCCGCGCTGCCAGGCCGTCGAGGTGCCGCTCCAGCGCCTCCATCGCCGCCTCCGCCGGCGGCGCGGCCGGGCCGCCGAGCAGAGAGGGGAGGGCACCGCCGAGCTCCGCGACCGCGGTCGCGGGCACCCCGAGCGCGGCCGCGGTCCAGCGGCCGAGGCCCGGCGGCCCGGCGTAGGCCGCCGACTCCGCGATCAGGGCGACCAGGTCCTCCACCGCGGTCACCTCGGGCACCCGCCGGCAGCGCCCGCCGAGCGCGGCCTCGAGCGCGGCCGCGAACTCACCCTCGCCGCGGGAGCCCCCCGATGCCGCCAGCTGCACCGCCACGGCGCCGTCCTCCACCGGGGCGCGCAGCGCCGCGGCGATGCCCTCGACCGCGCCCAGCAGGGAGGCGTCGCCCTCGACGGTGAGCACCCTGCCCGCCGGCCACGCCCAGCCCAGCAGCCGCAGCAGCTCGGCGCGCCGGCGGAGCAGCCCGGGGTCGAGCAGACCCGGGAGCAGGAGCGCGAGCGAGCCGTCCGCGGGCGCGGCGTCGAGCACCGGCAGGGTGGTCTCCAGGGGGCCGGCGGTGCCGGTGTCGACCACGCAGTCGAAGCGCCCGGCCAGCTGCTCCGGGGAGGGCAGCCGCTCGGCGGGATGGCCGCCGTCGACGGCGAGCGGGGTGCCCAGCGCGGCGAGGGCGGTCACCTCGCAGCCGGAAAGCCGGCGCCGCAGCCCCTCGTCCAGCACCCTGCGGGTGGCGAGCAGGTCTCCGTCGGGGGCGTCGAACGCGCCCCAGAGAGCGACTCGCATCAGCGGGGCCGGTGCCGAGAGGGGGGGCTGTCCACGGGGTTGCGGATGATAGCCCGCCAGCCCAGCCGGCTAGCTGTGGAGCAGGCGGCCCCCGGAACGCCATCCCCGGGACGCGGCGGCGAGGCGGTCGCCCACCACCGGGGCGATCCGGCCCGCCATCACCCGATAGCCCCGGAGGGTGGGGTGGAGCTCGTCGGTCATCTCTCCGGCGGCCGCCAGCCCCGCCTCGACGTCGAGCACCAGTCCGGAGTGGTGCCGTGCCGCCACGACCCTCAGCTGGTCATCCCAGGCAGAGGTGTAGCGGACTCCGTCGCCGCCGCGGCAGATCCTGATCGCGGAGCAGTCGACGTGGCTGCCGACGATCACCGTGGGAACGTCCCCCAGGGCGCGGAGCAGGGCGTCGAGGTCGGCGGCGGCGGTCGGGATCGGGACCCCGTACACCGCCTCCGCCATGCCGAAGCCGACGATCACCAGACGCGGGTGCAGGGCCAGCAACGCGGGGAGCTGGAGGGCGGCGGGCCGGTGGCCGAAGCCGGGCGTCGAGGGACGCAGGGTGCTGAGGGCGGTGTCGCCGTTGACCCCCGCGTTCACCACCGGGATCCCCAGCAGCTGCTGGACGACCGCCGGCCCGGCGCCCGGCGGCGGGGTGCTGTAGGCGACCATGGTCACCCCGTAGCCATAGGTGTCGCTGTCACCGAGGGCGACGATCGGCCCGGTCGGGTCGCAGCCCACCGGGGGCGGTGGCACCGCGGTCACCGGCGCACCCGCCTCCGGACAGGTGGCGATGGCGGCACGGGCCGCCGCCACCGCGGGCGTGTCCGGCTCCTCGACGGAGGGGGCGGCGTGGATCGTCGATGCCAGCAGCGCCACCGGG
This genomic interval from Candidatus Dormiibacterota bacterium contains the following:
- a CDS encoding GDSL-type esterase/lipase family protein; the protein is MWTRTLLTALACSIPVALLASTIHAAPSVEEPDTPAVAAARAAIATCPEAGAPVTAVPPPPVGCDPTGPIVALGDSDTYGYGVTMVAYSTPPPGAGPAVVQQLLGIPVVNAGVNGDTALSTLRPSTPGFGHRPAALQLPALLALHPRLVIVGFGMAEAVYGVPIPTAAADLDALLRALGDVPTVIVGSHVDCSAIRICRGGDGVRYTSAWDDQLRVVAARHHSGLVLDVEAGLAAAGEMTDELHPTLRGYRVMAGRIAPVVGDRLAAASRGWRSGGRLLHS